GTTTGCTTTTTAATCAACCTAATAAATACTCTATCAAATTCGATCATTTCATAAACCCCGCGAAATCGCAGGTCTTTAACTAGTATGCATTATAAAACCGAATATCTACTCTTTTCCATATAGTAGCTTCCTTGTTCATTAATGTGGCTACAGGCTACTTATGTCAAACTACTTCTCCGTAAAACTTTAACTTAAAGGCAGTCCCAAAGTTATGATTATTGATTCATATTATATAAAACTTACTGAATTGAATTATATGATGATATAAAAATTGATAtactttgcctttcaaaaaaaaaaaaaaaaaaaaaaaaaaagaaatggatATACCTTAAAATCCTTAATATTCAAGTGGTAATCAACAGATGAATCATCAAATCAGTAATTGTATAACTATATTGAATTAGAGATTTAAACAATTTTCTTTATTACCAAAATCACACATAGAACGACTGAATGAAAACCTTTTTTTTAGCAagaaaattttattattataattattattttttaaaggcAAATATTTAGGATCATTGACGGGGAATAATTCACCCACCCGATTATTTTTCAGGCACACATGCGTTTTCAGATGGAAACCTGAACCGCATTATATGGATCTAATCTTTAAACTATTCCGAGGGACAGACAGAgcggactttttttttttttttttttttgaatacatGTCGGTAAAACCTACAAGAAAACATGGGCAAACCCATGTAGACATAACTCAAGCTACAAACACAACTTGAATATATACTTCAGGAATGGCATTCAAATTTTGTACAGAGAGCCACTATACTAACCAACGTCATTGTTGCTActcaatattttatattttttgacCGTCTCGAAATAcatttataagattattattattattattattattattattatttttttatcgaaGAAAGCTTTGTCTGTATGATTATTAATTTGGAGCAATTTAATTTAAATTTTGAAAGAATCAAATACGAATTAACGTTTTCAGTAAATTAGAATCGTAAAATTACACACCAATTAAGGACACGATTGAGAAattgatttttattatttaataattgATTTCAAACATAGATCGATGGTTGTGATTCAGTGTGTTTAAACACTGAAAGGTGGGATTTAAATGTGAagataataatattttttattatatattaaataaattaataataataataataataataataataataataataataataataataataataataataataataataataatatagatagatagatatagaatATTGAATATAGAAATAAtacagatagatatagatataaattatatatagatatatagaatatagatatagtataaattatatatagatatagatagacatatagaatatagatatagatatatagaatatagatatagagaatatagatatatagatatagatatatagaatatagatatagatgaAAGAGAGATGTGTGTTCaggtaggggtggtcagtatttggtttgaaaccgtggaactcgaaaaccaaaccgaaaccaaaccggaaaaaaaccaaaccgaatttgataaacggttttcggatcgcgtcaaaccgaaaccgaatttgaattcggttttcggttttgaaaagtatgaattcggtttaaccgaaaaccgatgtCAAAACCgatttcaaaatttttatatatttaatttgtatatttatgttttagtgtcattataatttgggatccaatcaataaaatatattctcacccatatgaagatttggtagctcacattataattatattacttaaattattatgttcttcttcttaataacagaagcaataaacgtcataattaagctatgaatactaataaatcatcgaattcttgataatttaattaTACGtaattgttttaggatataaataactaagacatcagtaacgccacaattaaactaccaaaGTTCTCagtttttcataatattcggttttaaccgaaaaccgaaccgaatccgaatttgaattcggttttcggtttggttcggttttaactttgaattcggttttcggttttgcctaaaaaattttcaaaaccgaatacaccgaaccgaataaaccgaacaaaccgaaaaccgaaccgatgaacacccctatgttCAGGTCCAATATTAACGATTTTAATAAATAACAGTTTTATTTAGCTGAGAGCCTGAGATTAAAAGAATTTGACAACTTTTAATTACTTTACATTCTCGCCTAATAGAGACAAAAGTTCAATATCTGACTATATTAATTACATTCCCACATACACACTATATTACAGCACAATCTCTGTTTTGGAATCACATTTCAGTTTCTCAATGGAGTCACTTACAAGTGGGTTAAGGTGGAGACAATCAACTCTAAAACCTATCCAAATCACTGAAAATTACTCTTTTAACATCGCTGAAAATTCGGGTTATGAAGGCGAACCATTGAGCCCAGATTCACGTATGTTTCATGAACCAAATTTGAATGTATACAACATAGCAATTTTGGGTATCAAATACCCCATTAACCCTGCTATACTATACGAAAAGTTACCACATGCTTTGCTTAAACACCCTCATTTCTGTAGTTTGCAGGTAAAATTTAGTGTttgtattaattatttaattattttaaaagcaaGCGTTATTATTTCTATTGATGAAAATATATACGACACGAATTAGTATTTCTAGTTTATTGTTAACTCGGTTTAATATTTCACTAAGTGAAATTTATTTTAGAGATTTTGCTGATTTTACTTACACACCTAGCTACGAATTTATACATGTCTACCCGATGAACCCACATCTCGATATTGTTATGCGTACTCAGTGGCGGATTCAGGAATCTTAGtcactggtgtcactagttaaaagctcaaaaaatttacactatccagtggtgtcacacaaaaaaaaattacactatccaGTGGTATTATTGGTTAAAAGCTTAAAATTTTTTTCACTAAATCGCGAATTTCAGTGGTAGCCCGTGCTACCATTGGGCTTCAAGTACATCCGCCCTTGTACGTACTATACTCTCTCAATCTCATATTTATTatcaccagacaaaaaacacacagtttaagaaaaaatatcataaaagtattgtactttttgtttactttccagttttatcattactttttctttattatttaatcTTATACACATACATTACCTTTCCCCCAACATGATCACGAACGAAGACAGAGAATTGCGTAGAAAATAGACATTAACATTCTTATTCCATTCTAtatatggaagtggacaattaatttgagaaATTCCATTCCAATACTTAATATATTAGGGACAAAAGGAGTATATTTTACAGTTTCAAACATGCACACATGaatttttatgttatttatttctAAATGATGATCACATCTTCCAACAAACATTCAGGTTGTAGATGACAAAAATGAAGGAGAAATGAAATGGGTTCCAACAAATGTAAACTTAGACAACCACATCATCATTCCTACTATCCCACAAAATCTTAACTCTCCTGATACATTCCTCGAAGACTACGTCTTCAATCTCAGTAAAACCTCAATTAACGCTTCGAAACCATTGTGGGACCTACATCTTCTAAACCTCAAAACTTCAGGCGCAGAAGCAATTGCACTCTTTCGGATCCACCAATCCCTTGGTGACGGAACCTCTTTGATTTCATGGCTATTAGCTTGTAGTCGTCAGATATCGAACCCTGATGCTGTTCCCACTATCCCAACTAATAAGGGTTCGAACTCAGGGTGGCTTTCATCAAATAATTTGAGTGTTCCAGGGCCGTGGTGGCAACGGTGGTACATGGCGGTTGGTTTGGTTTTTTGGTTGGTTTTGAATACGTTGGTTGATGTTGGTAATTTTATGTTGACTGCGCTGTATTTGAAGGATACTGAGACGCCTATAAAAGTTCCAGTGGGAGATGAGTTCAATCCGAGACGATTAGTTTACCGGACGGTTAGCCTTGATGATATGAAGCTAATCAAGAATGCTATGAATTTGGTGAGTGAGTTTTAGCTTTTAACTAATTATTACTACTTCAAATTATGTGCTCTATTTTAGTCCTCTTGTTATGGTGTCTTTGTTATGCAGTGTTCCAAATCAAGTTTTTAATAATAGGATTTTACTCTGTTCTACTAGTAACATAAAAGATCTTGCAGACTATTAATGATGTTGCATTAGGGATCACCCAAGCTGGATTGTCACAGTACCTTAACCGAAAATATGGTAATTTGTTTCTTTCAACTTTTTACAGTATAAATTCTGATAGATACTTTTTACTGAAAGACGGATATACATTAACAATTTTGTAGGTGAAAAAAGGAAAAAAGATGAAGGCGCAACCGAGAAGAAGAATAACCTCCCAAAGAAGAATATAAGATTGCGTTCGTTGCTGTTAATCAACTTAACACCATCATCAGGCATTCAAgtgagttatattttattattagctAACATATAAGATGTTAAAAAGGTTGATTTTAGAAGGTTTAATTAGTCTAGTGTGTACACATATGTTAGGCAttggctgatatgatggagaagaaCACTGAAGCAAAATGGGGGAATTCGCTTGGTTACATTCTTCTTCCATTCACAATTGGTATAAGAGATGATCCACTTGACTATATTAGAGAAGCCAAGGTAACAATTGATCGAAAGAAGCGCTCTCTCGAGGCCATATATACCTTCTCAATTGCCAAGTTTGTTTATAAGTTTTTTGGCATCAAGGTACTTTTCTAGTATTGTATATTGATAGATTCTTTGTACTTTTTTTGTGCCCTTATTGTTAAAAACAGATCTCAATAACTTACAAATACAGAAAGATTTAAATCTTGCGCACTAATTGTTGAAAAACAGACCTCTATAACTTACAAATACAGAAAGAATCAATGGAAGAAgtgaggaaaaaaaataaaaataaactttaccaCTTTTTTATTCACAATCAACAAAGCATATATATAGTCAACAAAGACAAAAGTGACCAACTAAACACACACGTActactgattttttttttttttttttttttttttttttttgtagccaATTAACCTTGATCTCCAAGGTCAACACAATTTACCAAGTCAATATTACTCCAATAGTGTAATCACCTTAGCTAACCGATTATCCCCAACACTAATTACATTGATATTAGCAACATGTTGCCTCAA
The window above is part of the Rutidosis leptorrhynchoides isolate AG116_Rl617_1_P2 chromosome 1, CSIRO_AGI_Rlap_v1, whole genome shotgun sequence genome. Proteins encoded here:
- the LOC139872817 gene encoding wax ester synthase/diacylglycerol acyltransferase 11-like codes for the protein MESLTSGLRWRQSTLKPIQITENYSFNIAENSGYEGEPLSPDSRMFHEPNLNVYNIAILGIKYPINPAILYEKLPHALLKHPHFCSLQVVDDKNEGEMKWVPTNVNLDNHIIIPTIPQNLNSPDTFLEDYVFNLSKTSINASKPLWDLHLLNLKTSGAEAIALFRIHQSLGDGTSLISWLLACSRQISNPDAVPTIPTNKGSNSGWLSSNNLSVPGPWWQRWYMAVGLVFWLVLNTLVDVGNFMLTALYLKDTETPIKVPVGDEFNPRRLVYRTVSLDDMKLIKNAMNLTINDVALGITQAGLSQYLNRKYGNLKKDEGATEKKNNLPKKNIRLRSLLLINLTPSSGIQALADMMEKNTEAKWGNSLGYILLPFTIGIRDDPLDYIREAKVTIDRKKRSLEAIYTFSIAKFVYKFFGIKVASSLSHKIMSRTTLSFSNLVGPLEEIGFYGHHMEFIASGSYGQPHGLMINFQSYVNKMTIVLSVEENTIPDPHKLLDDFEGSLKLIKEAVYARGLLVKENTFT